The following are encoded in a window of Halosolutus halophilus genomic DNA:
- the gpmI gene encoding 2,3-bisphosphoglycerate-independent phosphoglycerate mutase has protein sequence MDAALIILDGWGLGDGEGRNAIEAARTPVFDRLADAGAYGSLEVAGRRVGLPEGQMGNSEVGHLNIGAGRVVYQEYTRISDSIADGSFRKNDAINTAFTNARENDGKIHFVGLVSDGGVHSDHEHLHALIELAGDRDVEAVTHAITDGRDTSPTGGRDYLSTLADVVDEHGTGDVATVTGRYYAMDRDQNWDRTKRAYDAIVNRAADHEAASAVEAIEESYDRGETDEFVEPTVISGQPALEDGDSVVWFNFRSDRARQLTRMLADIRPGDWADVFETSPPDAEVVMLTQYDKTFDLPVAYPPTQPKQVLGEVLSDAGKTQLRIAESEKYAHVTYFLNGGREVEFDGEIRKIVESPDVPTYDLQPEMSAPEVTDTAIETIRSDDPDVLVLNYANPDMVGHTGDYEAAIEAVEAVDAQLGRLVEALEEAGADVLITADHGNADDMGTEEDPHTAHTYNDVPFVYVSADDTADDRDLREGGTLADIAPTILELIDVDQPPEMTGELLLE, from the coding sequence ATGGACGCTGCGTTGATCATCCTCGACGGCTGGGGACTCGGCGACGGCGAGGGACGGAACGCGATCGAGGCGGCCCGGACGCCCGTGTTCGATCGGCTCGCCGACGCCGGCGCGTACGGGTCCCTCGAGGTGGCCGGCCGACGCGTCGGCCTCCCCGAGGGCCAGATGGGCAACAGCGAGGTCGGTCACCTGAACATCGGTGCCGGCAGAGTCGTCTACCAGGAGTACACCCGAATCTCCGACTCGATCGCGGACGGTTCGTTCCGGAAGAACGACGCGATCAACACGGCATTTACGAACGCCCGCGAGAACGACGGGAAGATCCACTTCGTCGGCCTCGTCAGCGACGGGGGCGTGCACTCGGACCACGAGCACCTGCACGCGCTGATCGAACTCGCCGGCGATCGGGACGTCGAGGCCGTCACGCACGCGATCACGGACGGCCGCGACACCTCGCCGACCGGCGGCCGCGACTACCTCTCGACGCTCGCGGACGTCGTCGACGAGCACGGGACGGGCGACGTGGCCACGGTGACGGGCCGGTACTACGCGATGGACCGCGACCAGAACTGGGACCGCACGAAGCGGGCCTACGACGCGATCGTGAACCGGGCGGCCGACCACGAGGCCGCGTCCGCGGTCGAAGCGATCGAGGAGTCGTACGACCGGGGCGAGACCGACGAGTTCGTCGAACCGACCGTTATCTCGGGACAACCGGCGCTCGAGGACGGCGACTCCGTCGTCTGGTTCAACTTCCGTTCCGATCGCGCCCGACAGCTCACCCGGATGCTCGCGGACATCCGACCCGGAGACTGGGCGGACGTGTTCGAGACGAGTCCGCCCGACGCCGAGGTCGTCATGTTGACCCAGTACGACAAGACGTTCGACCTCCCCGTCGCCTACCCGCCGACCCAGCCAAAGCAGGTGCTCGGCGAGGTGCTTTCCGACGCTGGCAAGACCCAGCTCCGGATCGCCGAATCCGAGAAGTACGCCCACGTCACCTACTTCCTGAACGGCGGTCGCGAGGTCGAGTTCGACGGCGAGATCCGAAAGATCGTCGAGAGCCCCGACGTCCCGACCTACGATCTCCAGCCCGAGATGAGCGCCCCCGAGGTCACGGATACGGCGATCGAAACGATACGATCCGACGACCCGGACGTGCTCGTGCTCAACTACGCCAACCCGGACATGGTCGGCCACACGGGCGATTACGAGGCCGCGATCGAGGCCGTCGAGGCGGTCGACGCACAACTCGGCCGACTCGTCGAGGCCCTCGAAGAAGCCGGCGCGGACGTCCTGATCACCGCTGACCACGGTAACGCCGACGACATGGGGACCGAGGAGGACCCGCACACGGCCCACACGTACAACGACGTGCCCTTCGTCTACGTTTCAGCCGACGACACGGCGGACGATCGGGACCTCCGCGAGGGCGGCACGCTCGCGGACATCGCGCCGACGATCCTCGAACTGATCGACGTCGATCAACCTCCCGAGATGACGGGTGAACTGCTGCTCGAGTAG
- a CDS encoding O-acetylhomoserine aminocarboxypropyltransferase/cysteine synthase family protein, giving the protein MGDHRDDHRFATRSIHAGQESDPTTGARAPPLYQTTSYEFEDTEHAAALFGLEEFGNIYSRIMNPTNAMLEERIATLEGGVGALATASGMAAFDLATFILAEVGDNIVSSSALYGGTYTYLTHTVAKRGIETKFVDTLDYEAYAEAIDDDTAFVHLETIGNPALVTPDIERIADIAHDHDVPLFVDNTFATPYLCRPLEHGADLVWNSTTKWIHGAGSTVGGILVDGGSFPWDEGDYPELTEPNPAYHGVNFHETFGERAFAIAARTRGLRDLGNQQSPFDAWVTLQKLESLPLRMEKHCENAMAVAEYLEDHSKVSWVNYPGLESHETHANAREYLDGGYGGMITFGLDGGYDAAETVCNEVDLASLLANVGDAKTLIIHPASTTHQQLTEEEKLASGVTDDLVRLSVGIEDVDDVIADLDRAIEQA; this is encoded by the coding sequence ATGGGAGACCATCGCGACGATCACCGATTCGCCACACGAAGTATTCACGCCGGTCAGGAGTCGGACCCGACGACGGGGGCGCGAGCACCGCCGCTCTACCAGACCACCTCCTACGAGTTCGAGGACACCGAGCACGCTGCCGCCCTGTTCGGACTGGAGGAGTTCGGCAACATCTACTCGCGGATTATGAACCCGACGAACGCGATGCTAGAGGAGCGCATCGCGACGCTCGAGGGCGGGGTCGGTGCGCTCGCCACGGCCTCGGGGATGGCCGCGTTCGACCTCGCGACGTTCATCCTCGCGGAGGTCGGGGACAACATCGTCTCCTCCTCGGCACTGTACGGCGGCACCTACACCTACCTCACCCACACCGTCGCGAAACGCGGGATCGAGACGAAATTCGTCGACACGCTCGACTACGAGGCCTACGCGGAGGCGATCGACGACGACACCGCCTTCGTCCACCTCGAGACGATCGGCAATCCCGCCCTGGTGACGCCCGACATCGAGCGCATCGCCGACATCGCCCACGACCACGACGTGCCGCTGTTCGTCGACAATACGTTCGCGACACCCTACCTGTGCCGACCGCTCGAACACGGCGCGGACCTCGTCTGGAACTCCACGACGAAGTGGATCCACGGTGCGGGCTCGACCGTCGGCGGAATCCTCGTCGATGGCGGCTCGTTCCCGTGGGACGAGGGCGATTATCCCGAACTCACCGAACCCAATCCGGCCTACCACGGCGTCAACTTCCACGAGACCTTCGGCGAGCGGGCGTTCGCGATCGCCGCGCGCACCCGCGGCCTGCGGGATCTGGGGAACCAGCAGTCCCCGTTCGACGCCTGGGTCACCCTGCAGAAACTCGAGTCGCTCCCGCTCCGGATGGAGAAACACTGCGAGAACGCCATGGCAGTCGCGGAGTACCTCGAGGACCACTCGAAGGTCTCGTGGGTCAACTATCCCGGCCTCGAGAGCCACGAGACCCACGCGAACGCCCGCGAGTACCTCGACGGCGGCTACGGTGGCATGATCACGTTCGGCCTCGACGGCGGTTACGATGCCGCCGAGACGGTCTGCAACGAGGTCGACCTCGCGAGCCTGCTGGCGAACGTCGGCGACGCGAAGACCCTGATCATCCACCCCGCGAGCACGACCCACCAGCAACTCACCGAGGAGGAGAAACTGGCCAGCGGCGTCACGGACGACCTCGTACGCCTCTCGGTCGGCATCGAGGACGTCGACGACGTGATCGCGGACCTCGATCGCGCGATCGAGCAGGCCTGA
- a CDS encoding DUF7522 family protein: MTTGPLTSDAVDRFVTTCLDSVGEELRSVTCFTRDDFEQVYLREGLERNADLDTFIGNEWCGFKVTQAANEGSELGAYRYTIRVFENGNRLRVTSEREGVFVTTDDLTLEEFADLASVLGDELERRALERPV, from the coding sequence ATGACTACGGGACCCCTCACGTCCGACGCCGTCGATCGGTTCGTAACCACCTGCCTGGATTCCGTCGGGGAGGAACTGCGGTCGGTCACCTGCTTCACCCGCGACGACTTCGAGCAGGTGTACCTGCGCGAGGGCCTGGAGCGCAACGCCGATCTCGACACGTTCATCGGCAACGAGTGGTGCGGCTTCAAGGTCACCCAGGCCGCCAACGAGGGGTCGGAACTCGGGGCGTACCGGTACACCATCCGCGTCTTCGAGAACGGCAACCGCCTCCGTGTCACTTCCGAGCGCGAAGGCGTGTTCGTCACGACCGACGACCTCACGCTCGAGGAGTTCGCGGACCTCGCGTCCGTGCTGGGCGACGAACTCGAGCGTCGGGCGCTCGAGCGACCGGTCTAG
- a CDS encoding DUF5813 family protein, with protein MTDFPAPVERELDAHDAFTPADDGYELTTTVFDATVTADEAEGKRDGRFTATVLLPALDAAVAGESVAPVVEDGWFETLERRLQDVFTVAHTSTHDEPVVDRDGDEVTVTLEYVAWNAGEGVEDAKALIEFVEGTYAQGIIPGYEYRGEAATLLENAQNRGQQAADGDGSSGGMPM; from the coding sequence ATGACCGACTTTCCAGCGCCCGTCGAGCGCGAACTCGACGCCCACGACGCCTTCACGCCAGCCGACGACGGCTACGAACTCACGACGACGGTCTTCGACGCGACCGTCACCGCCGACGAGGCGGAGGGGAAGCGCGACGGCCGTTTCACCGCCACCGTACTCCTGCCGGCCCTCGACGCTGCGGTGGCCGGGGAGTCCGTCGCGCCCGTCGTCGAAGACGGCTGGTTCGAGACGCTCGAGCGCCGGCTGCAGGACGTTTTCACTGTCGCCCACACGAGCACCCACGATGAGCCCGTCGTCGATCGGGACGGCGACGAAGTCACCGTTACCCTGGAGTACGTCGCCTGGAACGCCGGCGAGGGCGTCGAGGACGCCAAGGCTCTCATCGAGTTCGTCGAGGGAACGTACGCACAGGGAATCATTCCGGGCTACGAGTACCGCGGCGAGGCGGCGACGCTGCTCGAGAACGCTCAGAACCGCGGTCAGCAGGCTGCGGACGGAGACGGGAGTAGCGGCGGGATGCCGATGTAA
- a CDS encoding Lrp/AsnC family transcriptional regulator encodes MVTAFVMIKANTGEADRLRDSVESIEGVQSAHIVAGDVDIIAKAQVETPAAVKEIAATQIQGISGIEDTQTYIAMD; translated from the coding sequence ATGGTTACGGCATTCGTCATGATCAAAGCGAACACGGGCGAGGCGGATCGGCTCAGAGACAGCGTCGAATCGATCGAGGGGGTCCAGTCGGCCCACATCGTCGCCGGCGACGTCGACATCATCGCGAAAGCGCAGGTCGAGACGCCCGCCGCAGTCAAGGAGATCGCGGCGACCCAGATCCAGGGCATCAGCGGGATCGAGGACACGCAGACGTACATCGCGATGGACTAG
- a CDS encoding potassium channel family protein, translating to MRFVIIGAGRVGLRTARVLREEGHEVTIIERDETKVKRAREQGFSVVVGDGSREDLLAEAGIAEADALGALTGDLNVNFTACMIGDHYGARTIMRIDEAYREGIYRKYAHEVDEVIYPERLGAIGAKNALLGGTIRAIADIAQNLQVVELTITNSAPVNGYTISELHLPADATVLAFGKRGQPLEIPSEDLSLEDGDRLVVLADFEVLSDVRQLLVGENPDLAAANADAGGVN from the coding sequence ATGCGGTTCGTGATCATCGGCGCAGGACGGGTCGGTCTGCGCACAGCGCGTGTCTTACGCGAGGAGGGCCACGAGGTGACGATCATCGAGCGCGATGAAACGAAGGTCAAACGAGCCCGGGAACAGGGATTTTCCGTCGTCGTCGGTGACGGCTCCCGGGAAGACCTCCTCGCAGAGGCCGGCATCGCGGAGGCCGACGCACTCGGTGCGCTGACCGGCGACCTGAACGTCAACTTCACCGCCTGCATGATCGGGGACCACTACGGCGCCCGGACGATCATGCGCATCGACGAGGCCTACCGCGAGGGGATCTACCGGAAGTACGCCCACGAGGTCGACGAGGTGATCTACCCCGAACGCCTCGGCGCGATCGGCGCCAAGAACGCCCTCCTCGGCGGCACCATCCGCGCGATCGCGGACATCGCCCAGAACCTGCAGGTCGTCGAACTCACGATCACCAACAGCGCACCCGTCAACGGCTACACGATCAGCGAACTGCATCTCCCGGCCGACGCGACCGTCCTCGCGTTCGGCAAACGCGGCCAGCCCCTCGAGATACCGAGTGAGGACCTCTCGCTCGAGGACGGCGATCGGCTCGTCGTGCTCGCGGACTTCGAGGTGTTGAGCGACGTCAGACAGTTGCTGGTCGGTGAGAATCCCGATCTCGCGGCCGCCAACGCGGACGCCGGAGGTGTCAACTGA
- a CDS encoding Lrp/AsnC family transcriptional regulator, with the protein MVHAFIMVKTAAGKSEGLLASIRGLEMVTDAHIVAGNYDIITEVDAEQVYDVLKVVSSNIQSLEGVTDTKTYIAMD; encoded by the coding sequence ATGGTTCACGCGTTTATTATGGTGAAGACGGCCGCCGGGAAGTCCGAGGGGCTGCTCGCGTCGATAAGGGGCCTCGAGATGGTCACCGACGCCCACATCGTCGCCGGCAACTACGACATCATCACGGAGGTCGACGCGGAGCAAGTCTACGACGTTCTCAAGGTCGTCTCTTCGAATATTCAGAGTCTCGAGGGCGTGACCGACACGAAGACGTACATCGCGATGGACTAG
- the pdhA gene encoding pyruvate dehydrogenase (acetyl-transferring) E1 component subunit alpha, translating to MHRVIGETSLAASRVPVEDALACYRDMVRARRFDERALALQRRGWMSGYPPFKGQEASQVGAAHALAADDWLVPTYRSNAMQIAHGVPMSDILLFRRGYPEYTSDHDLNVFPQSVPIATQIPHAAGLGMAANYTDSGEAICCYFGDGATSEGDFHEGLNFAGVFDAPVVFFCENNHWAISLPRERQTASATIAQKAEAYGFEGVRVDGNDPLAVREVVSEALDAAREGNPVLVESLTYRQGAHTTSDDPSRYRDDSDDLPDWRTGDPLDRYESYLREQGVLDDDLVGEIEAETERELEEAVEIAESTPLPDPDDVFEPVYDEVPPRLADQRARLEEFAAEESARELEY from the coding sequence ATGCACCGCGTCATTGGTGAGACGTCGCTTGCAGCGAGCCGAGTACCCGTCGAGGACGCCCTCGCGTGTTACCGGGATATGGTGCGGGCGCGCCGGTTCGACGAACGGGCACTCGCCCTCCAGCGACGGGGCTGGATGAGCGGCTATCCGCCGTTCAAGGGGCAGGAAGCCTCGCAGGTGGGGGCTGCCCACGCCCTCGCCGCGGACGACTGGCTCGTCCCGACGTATCGATCGAACGCGATGCAGATCGCCCACGGCGTGCCGATGAGCGACATCCTCCTCTTTCGACGGGGTTACCCCGAGTACACCTCCGACCACGACCTGAACGTGTTCCCGCAGTCGGTGCCGATCGCGACCCAGATCCCCCACGCAGCGGGGCTGGGAATGGCCGCCAATTACACGGACTCCGGGGAGGCAATCTGCTGTTACTTCGGCGACGGCGCGACCTCGGAGGGCGACTTCCACGAGGGACTGAACTTCGCCGGCGTCTTCGACGCCCCGGTCGTCTTCTTCTGCGAGAACAATCACTGGGCGATCTCGCTCCCTCGCGAGCGCCAGACCGCGAGCGCGACCATCGCCCAGAAGGCCGAGGCGTACGGCTTCGAGGGCGTCCGCGTCGACGGCAACGACCCGCTCGCGGTCCGCGAGGTCGTCAGCGAGGCGCTCGACGCTGCTCGCGAGGGCAACCCCGTCCTCGTCGAGAGCCTGACCTACCGGCAGGGTGCCCACACGACCAGCGACGATCCCTCGCGGTACCGCGACGACAGCGACGACCTGCCCGACTGGCGGACCGGCGATCCGCTCGATCGGTACGAGTCCTACCTCCGCGAGCAAGGGGTGCTCGACGACGACCTCGTCGGCGAGATCGAAGCCGAGACCGAACGGGAACTCGAGGAGGCGGTCGAAATCGCCGAATCGACGCCCCTGCCCGATCCGGACGACGTGTTCGAACCCGTCTACGACGAAGTTCCGCCCAGGCTGGCCGACCAGCGGGCCCGGCTCGAGGAGTTCGCCGCGGAGGAATCGGCGCGGGAACTCGAGTACTGA
- the tmk gene encoding dTMP kinase: MLVTLEGLDGSGKTTVWEALQERYPDAVFTREPTDDSWYGEAVSRSISDDDADPLAELFLYTADHADHLSRVIEPALERDDLVVSDRYSDSRFAYQGATLAATERLDDRLDDPLQYVVDVHDPFSIEPDLTIYLDLDPETAAERAGTTNKFERAEYLAAVRDNYERLIERDPHRFVRVDASQEPKAVLDRVERVLASALETDE; encoded by the coding sequence ATGCTGGTCACGCTCGAGGGGTTGGACGGCAGCGGGAAGACGACGGTCTGGGAAGCCCTGCAGGAGCGCTATCCCGATGCGGTGTTCACCCGCGAGCCCACGGACGATTCCTGGTACGGCGAGGCCGTCTCTCGATCGATCTCGGACGACGACGCCGACCCGCTCGCGGAACTCTTTCTGTACACCGCGGACCACGCCGACCACCTCTCGCGGGTGATCGAACCCGCCCTCGAGCGCGACGACCTCGTGGTTTCCGATCGATACTCGGACTCCCGCTTCGCCTACCAGGGGGCAACGCTCGCGGCGACCGAACGTCTCGACGACCGACTCGACGACCCGCTCCAGTACGTCGTCGACGTCCACGACCCGTTCTCGATCGAACCCGACCTGACGATCTACCTCGATCTCGACCCCGAGACGGCCGCCGAGCGGGCCGGGACGACGAACAAGTTCGAACGGGCCGAGTACCTCGCGGCAGTCCGGGACAATTACGAGCGACTGATTGAGCGCGACCCCCATCGGTTCGTCCGCGTCGACGCGAGCCAGGAGCCGAAGGCGGTGCTCGATCGGGTCGAACGCGTCCTCGCGTCGGCGCTCGAGACGGACGAGTAG